The following nucleotide sequence is from Pseudoliparis swirei isolate HS2019 ecotype Mariana Trench chromosome 7, NWPU_hadal_v1, whole genome shotgun sequence.
GCCAGTCTGTCCTTTTCTCAGCGATGGTTACATGTGGGGGCGGAGCTGTAGGTCTCCATGTGACAGACTCACTTTGTTCTGATTGGAGGTTCTCCGTGTTGCAGCTCATCACCGTCTACACGGTGCCGGGGATggactctgattggctggttggagagagagggaaccagAAAGGGAAAGTGCCCGTCACATACCTGGAGCTCCTCAGctaaagagcacacacacacacacatgcacacacacatgcatgcacacacacacatgcacacgcacacacacatgcacacacacatgcacacacacatgcatgcacacacacacacacgtgataaCTCCTGAAGTCGTTCCACTGGCCCCTCCCTGTTCCTCCAGTGAGACTGACTCCTCCGCAGCGGTCGTCATGGAGACCTGTTACATGGAGAGAGGTTCACTTTTAGAcgtgttttcttttcatatttatGACTTTATTTATTGTCCCCCCCGATGCGTCGGGCAGCCGCCCACACGGTCCGCACACGCGTCGCCATTAAAGGAAAAGTGTTGTTACCTGGAAGGTGAGGCGAGCGTCGATGACCTCGTCTCGTGTATGAATGAAAACGCAGGAATCCCCGTCTACTGTCTTCCAAGAACACATCGTTGCATTTCTTgtgtgctgtctctttaattcTCCATTACATATGAAACATTAGCTTCCTGAAGAACAATAACGATTAAACAAACAGTCGCCATCGATGCTGACATCTTTGGGAAGCAGAGTTGCCTTAATCACTGCTCATGAGGAATGTTGCTCACAGGGCCCCccggtggagagagggaggaacagtTTACGCGGAATGGATTCATGTCCtttgtgcccttgagcaacgtGAACTCTCCTAACTGCCTTAAAGCGCCGAGCATGAGCTCCTCACGGCATGCACGACTGAACGCCTCTGAaccgtgtgttgttgttgttgttgttgtcctccgtCTCAGTGCTGCATGTGTCGACGAGGTCGTGATGTGGGAGAGTCCACGCATCATAAATGTACCAGCATGCACTGCTTCAGTGAGCGTTGTCCCCTGCAGCGACAGGTGGCCTCGTCTAATAATTCCTAACGCGTCATGTGACTCGCTCTCTTCACACTTCTGggtgactctctctcttttagttTCTataacttgttgttgtttacctcatCTTGTGTTGTTATGTGAGTCGTGTGTTGCCTGCTCCTGAATGAATGACGTGGTCTAATAAAATGTCAGATTCATTTGAAGTCGTGGTCTTTCAAAGCTGATGtgcttcatgaacttcttctttACATCCCATAATATCTGATTCTGAGGCAATAATGAGTCTTTGTTACTTAGGAGGCCACGAATCTCAGGTTCTGAATATTAAAGAATCTTTAGGAAAGTCGTGTTAACCAATCAGGGTTGAGTCTGTTTTGCTTCCtctatcctaaacgtccataaggagagaggagaggagagaggagctcagtgtatcctaaacgtccataaggtgagaggagctcagtgtatcctaaacgtccataaggagagaggagaggagagaggagctcagtgtatcctaagcgtccataaggtgagaggagctcagtgtatcctaaacgtccataaggagagaggagaggagaggggctcagtgtatcctaaacgtccataaggagagaggagaggagagaggagctcagtgtatcctaagtgtccttaaggagagaggagctcagtgtatcctaagcgtccataaggagagaggagaggagagaggagctcagtgtatcctaagcgtccataaggagagagaggagaggagagaggagctcagtgtatcctaagcgtccataaggagagaggagaggagagaggagctcagtgtatcctaagcgtccccctcagcctcttagcctctagcagcatctctaggtctctccaggtgaacctggttcaggtctcactatacacctgaaccacacacacacacgattttcCAATAAACTCACACCACCCACACACCTTTTCAACACAGACCTTTCCAGAACAACCGGTGTACGGAGCCGTGGACATTCCTCTCATGATGTCATGGCGTGTGTTTCTGGCTTTGATGAGACCAACAACTGAAATGTGTGTTTACTAACACGCCCGTGTGATGAAACCCAtgagcctgacacacacacacacacacacacacacacaaactacattCATGAGGCTGACTTCACTGCAGCGTGAAGAGGTGTGGCAGCAGGTGAacctgaggtcagaggtcagatgtatcgtcatgatcacatgatgcaacacacacaagtatCTAGACTCGTCTCATAAATATGATTCATAAAGAACCTGAGCTGAAGATCTCCACCGCTTCAGGTCTTCAagatgttttccatgaaaactcacacttttatttatcaaatgagttgcaaaatgtatagaaaatatagttaagacattgacaaggttagaaataatgatttgtatttgaagtattaatttttttcttcaaactttgctttcgtcaaagaatgctccttttgcagcaatgacagcattgcagacctttggcattctagctgttagtttgttgaggtaatctgttgaaatgtcaccccacgcttcctgaagcacctccacaagttggattggcttgatgggcacttcttgaggaccatacggtcaagctgctcccacaacagctcaatggttgagatctggtgactggccactccattacagacagccagctgcctgcttcttccctcaagagttcttgcacaatgtggaggtgtgctttgggtcattatcctgttggaggaggacattggctccaatcaagcgctgcccacagggtatggtatggcgttgcaaaatggagtgatagccttccttatttaaaatcccttttacctggtacaaatctcccactttcccagcaccaaagcagccccagaccatcacatgacctccaccatgcttgacagatggtgtcaggcactcttccagcatcttttcacctgttctgtctcacaaatgttcttctgtgtgatccaaacacctcaaacttggattcatctgtccagaacacctttttccaatcttcctctgtccaatgcctgtgttcttttgcccataccaatcttttcttttgattggccagtctcagatatggctttttctttgccactctgcctagaaggccagcatcccggagtcgcctcttcactgtcgacgttgacactggcgttttgcggtaccatttaaagaagctgccagttgaggacctgtgaggcgtctatttctccaactagagactctaatgtacttgtcttcttgctgagttgtgcaccgggcctcccacttctttctgctctggttagagcccgtttgtgctgttctctgaaggagtaatacacaccgctggaggacattttcagtttctttgcaatttctatggaatagccttcatttctaagaacaagaatagactggcgagtttcacatgaaagttcttttttctggccattttgagagtcttatcgaacccacaaatgtgatgctccagataatcaactagctcaaaggaaggccagttttatagcttctctcatcagcaaaacagttttcagctgtgctaacataattgcacaagggttttcaagggttttctaatcatccattagtcttctaaggcgattagcaaacacaatgtaccattagaacactggagtgatcgttgatggaaatgggcctctatacacctatggagatatttcattagaaaccagacgtttccacctagaatagtcatttaccacattaacaatgtatagagtgtatttctgattgatttaatgttatcttcgtTGAAAAaaccaatgcttttctttgaaaaataaggacatttctaagtgatcccaaacttttgaacggtagtgtatattttatatatatgagtTGGGGAGACGGTTAAGATGATTTATGAGTTAAGATATTAAGAACCGCCTTTAAGACATCGTGGATTTTCTGCTCATGAGTTTAATTAGTTTCTGTTGTGCAAATAAAGAAAGTGAAGTGACTAGAGAGTTCACATGTTCACGGCTGAAGGAAGGACAGAGTTTGgtgttttgttatttatgtttttattttacaaactctgtacaacacacacacacacacacacacacacagtgtgcacCCCACCAACGAAGAGAATAAATAACCAGATTCGTCTCTCGTGGTGATCGTGAGTCTCTGGAGCAGCTGAGAGTCAGACAACAAGAACATCAACACAGCAGGGGTCTGGTCCCAGTAGAACCCACCAGACCCACAGGACCTGGACTCTGACCCACAGGACCTGGACTCTGACCCGCAGGACCTGGACTCTGACCCACAGGACCTGGACTCTGACCCGCAGGACCTGGACTCTGACCTGCAGTCAGGCGGACACGAGGAGCTCGGCGCCAAAGAACACCTTAGACTCCGCCTCCACGATGAGGTGGGGGTGTGAGGATGACACGTGCAGCTCGCCGAGCTCCTCCAGGGAGAAGAGGCCGGCCGTGTACAGGGTCTTGCTCCACTGGGTCAGGCTGCAGCTCACAGAGTCCACCGAGGACAGCAGGGCCACGGGGGTCCGGTAGTGGTCCCGGACCAGGAGCACGGAGTTGGAGAGCCTCAGCTGCTCGTCACACTCCGTGTCGGCCCGGCTCTCGTAGGTGATCTGCAGGAAGACCCGGTACACGCCCCCCCGGGGCACCAGGAGGCTCCCGTTGGAGTAGAGGAACCCCCCGTGGCAGAAGGCCTGCCCGTCGTCCTGCTCCCAGTCCAGGTACCGCCCATGGAGGTTTTTCCCTcgaggagctatgaggaggagaggaggaggttaaAAAACTCCTGTTCACTTCATATGACATGAAATGGGCACGCTTTCAAGGGAAAGGCGGGGCTTATTCTCTTGTATatgtaaatctatatatatatataaatctatttatatatatatatttcaatatgtaaatatatacataaatatatttaaataggcaaatatctatttaaatatgtaaatatatacacacatatatgtatatatataaacataaatatatatatatacacacacatgtatatatacacacacatataaatagatatgtgtgtgtatatatatatataggaaggGCCCTGCCCTGGTACCTGTGAGCATGGCACTTGGGTTCCTCTGGTCTTCCTGCCGTCGGGAGTCGACGCCTACGagacagattcaaagtgttggaCACGTCAATGATTCACTGACCTGAGATCAGCAGAACATGGACGAGGTATTTACCTGATGAGTGTCTGGACGGCTGCATCACCGgctgcaggaaacacacacaaccatcacaacGTGTACAGATACGATTAACTGTTGCTAACACATGTTGTGTTGGTATTTTAATAGTTACATGACAATGAATATGAAAACAGAATGTAAACATACAGCTATGGTAATATCACACTGATGCTGCTCACTCTGAGACATGGAGAGGTCACATCTTGAAACACAATGTCCCTGGACTGAGCCTGAAGCCCCGAGCAGCTTAAGTTGGtcattatatacactaccgtatcaaatcaatcaatcaacatTTATTACAGACTTAAAGTttagatagtacaaaacattaaaatataataaaatacatacaaaaccacaagtaaaaaacacaaacaagtttGAGGTCACGtataaatgtccttatttttcaaagcactgtttttatcaatgaagataacatttaattaattataaatactctctctacatagttaatgtggaaaatgactgtatatataaataaatacaggaataaataaatataagttatacctaaacaggacatcattaaataaatatatttctacatttaaggacacataaatgtcacacataaataaatgaagaaatacgtgtggacacataaagagAGACCTAGATAAATGAAGAACTACAGACAtatagaaatagatttatttaatgatgttctgtttaggtataactaatatttattcctgtatttattcatttatttaagcatttttttattcaagtatttatttatttatacatttatttaaacatttatttatgtattcatgtatgtattttttccatttaagcatttatttatttattcctgtatttatttatacatttatttaagcatttatatatttattctagtatttatttaagcatttatatatttattctagtatttatttatgtatacattcatttaagcatttatttatttattcctgtatttatttatacatttattttcgcatttatgtatttgtacattgtgtacgtatatatatataataataatactatagcAGCCCTGCTATGAGGCGTTACCTGGCTGTCCGCTGGCCGGCGGCCTCCTCCATACGCCCCGGTGAAGAGTAGAGCCAGCGCCccgcagagcagcagcagcagcgcggcCGCGAcggcccgagcccgccgctcacTCTGGAGCAGCAGGCGGATCAACGCGTCGTCTCCCCCCCGGAGGAGCCCCGCTTCCCCCCGggcgcagcagcagctggcgcGGCCCTCTTCCTCCATGTCGCGCGGTCCCGCTGACGGAGCAGCCCGCCATCGCTCCTTATGAGCGCGCGGCTCGCCCACGTGAAACCCGCGCGCGCGAGGAACTTAAACCGAGACTCATTCCCGGTGAGACCGGAACACGAACTTCCTCTTCCTGCGGTTATCTCTCCGGAGAGGACGAGCCCACACCTAGAACACCTAGAACACAGATAACACAGATAACACCTACCTAGAATAGGGCCTACAATGGAACAcctagaacacagagaacacaaatAACATCTAGAACACCaagaacacaaaacacagaaacCTTTAGAACTCTAAACCTTTAGAACTCTGTAAACCTTTAGAACTCTAGACCTTTAGAACTCTGTAAACCTTTAGAACTCTAGACCTTTAGAACGATAAACCTTTAGAACTCTAAACCTTTAGAACTCTAGACCTTTAGAACTCTGGAAACCTTTAGAACGATAGACCTTTAGAACTCTAAACCTTTAATATCTAGACCTTTAGAACTCTGTAAACCTTTAGAACTCTAGACCTTTAGAACTCTAGACCTTTAATCTCTAGACCTTTAGAACTCTGTAAACCTTTAGAACTCTGTAAACCTTTAGAACTCTAGACCTTTAGAACTCTAAACCTTTAATATCTAGACCTTTAGAATTTTGTAAACCTTTAATCTCTAGACCTTTAGAACCTGGGTTCTGTCATGACTCTGAACAGAACATGTTGAGGATGACTCATGTTCATGTTGACAGGACCAGATTCACTGATCTGGGATCAGGGTCCAACCAGCTGGAGGAACCGGAAGTGGGTCAACAGGAGAACTCAGGTTCTGTTCATGAGTCCGTGGGCCAGGAGGAGAGGCTCCCCAAGGAGGTTCATTCTGATTGTTCTCTTCTTAATAAAGTGACACGCGGAGTTTCCTCTCCAACAGAAGCCACGCCCAGAAACTGTGACATCATACATCGAGCTCAGCACTGGAGACAccaaggagtgtgtgtgggagagagagagagagagagagtgttagGTTTTGgatcatgtgttttcaatttgtattcaagaatgtaagccctatgaattattgtttactccacagggttgtaattattagaagaagattaataattacaatcatattattgctgtgaTGTTTATTCTATATCGGTCACTCTGAGAGCAAAAAGGTTCTCGGGTCACATCGGGTtaatgagcagacacaggaacaaaggTTTGTTTCAATTCTCACCCAATACCCATCGACACCTCACACAGGAATGTCGGGTCGTAAAGCTCATACGGAAGAGACCCCATctgtgttgtgtaaatgacttcagctgtgttgtgtaaatgacttgcttcaataaaaggactgtcggaggagaactgagccagagtgttttgggTGAGTGCAGGAGGCACAGCTCAGGACATTCTCCTTGGCAGCAAGTAAAACTATGAGCccgagtctgtcatctgtggtcattggagttggtctggtaattcaactagcggggctttatctttaaggtgaaaaccccacaTTAATTGGTCTTTCGAGCCGGATCCCAATACATTGTCAACGGaaaagagggaggggaagacACGCCGAAGTCTGTCGACAGCCAGGGTCTTAGCCGATCTTGTCAAAGTCCCGGGACGTGAATTCGTGGCCGGGCCGGTGTCTTTATTGTCCAACCTCCTTCTTTCCTGAGACGATTGACGGGATCCAGATCCAACCAGTGACTTCAGATAACAGGTAAGGAACGGTTTCTCCACCGAAAGGAGGTTTGAGAGAGGTTTATCCACCTAAAGGAAAAGTGAGATTCTCCACCGAAAGGAGGTGTGAGAGAGGTTTATCCACCTAAAGGAAAAGTGAGATTCTCCACCGAAAGGAGGTGTGAGAGAGGTTTATCCACCTAAAGGAAAAGTGAGATTCTCCACCCAAAGGAGGTTTGAGAAAGGTTTATCCACCTAAAGGAAAAGTGAGATTCTCCACCCAAAGGAGGTTTGAGAAAGGTTTATCCACCTAAAGGACGGAGGTTTCTCCACCCAAAGGAGGTTTGATAGTGGTTCTGTAGGTCTGTGCTCCATGTGTGTGCTGGATGTCTGAGTCTGTGCAAGTGAAGTCCTCCAGGTGAAAGTGTGTAGGAGTCCGGAGGCGTTTCCTGACTCGTTAACAGGGATGCTGAGTGCGAGAGGTCTGTGAAAGGTTTCTTGATATTAATCAAGCAGACCGAGTGCGAACTC
It contains:
- the LOC130196859 gene encoding lymphotoxin-alpha-like — encoded protein: MEEEGRASCCCARGEAGLLRGGDDALIRLLLQSERRARAVAAALLLLLCGALALLFTGAYGGGRRPADSQPVMQPSRHSSGVDSRRQEDQRNPSAMLTAPRGKNLHGRYLDWEQDDGQAFCHGGFLYSNGSLLVPRGGVYRVFLQITYESRADTECDEQLRLSNSVLLVRDHYRTPVALLSSVDSVSCSLTQWSKTLYTAGLFSLEELGELHVSSSHPHLIVEAESKVFFGAELLVSA